GCCTCTTCGGCTGGCAGTTCCAGTCGGCGGGCCCGGACGCCGGAGGCTACGGCTTCTTCCAGCTCGACGGTAAGACCGTCGCCGCCGGTATGCAGACCACTCCGGAGCAGGGACCGCCCTCCTGGACGGTGTACTTCCAGAGCCCCGACGCGGAGGCCACGGCCAAGGCGGCGGAGCTGGCCAAGGGCTCCGTGCTCATGCAGCCCATGGACGTGATGGGCGAGGGCCACATGGCGATCCTCGCCGACGACGCGGGCGTGCCCTTCGGCATCTGGCAGCCGGGCCGCAACAAGGGCCTGGACGTGGCCGGGGACCCCGGCTCGCTGTGCTGGGTCGAGCTCTACACTCCGGACGTCCCCGAGGCCGCCGCGTTCTACGGCTCGGTCTTCGGCTGGAACACCTCGGCGATGCCGTTCCCCGGCGGCACCTACACCTGTATCAACCCAGCGGGGACCGAGGAGGAGGCCATGTTCGGCGGCGTCGTCCCGCTGGCCGACGACCCGACCGAGGCGGAGTCCGGCGCGTACTGGCTGCCGTACTTCGAGGTCACCGACACGGACGCCGCGGTCGCCAAGACCCAGGAGCTGGGCGGCACCGTCCGCATGCCCGCGACGGACCTGGAGGGCGTCGGCCGCATGGCGAAGCTCGCCGACCCGTATGGGGCACGCTTCGCGGTGATCAAGAGCGTGCCGCAGCAGGGCTGAACCCCGCCTGGTCCGGTAGGGGCCCCGATGTGCGGGCCCCTACCGAGCCCATTTCTCAGGCGGAGGCCCGTCGTACGAGTGTCGTCGGCAGCACCACACTGGACGGTGCGTCTCCGAGATGGTCTTCACCGGCCCGGCGGTCGAGATCACGCGCGGCCCCGTGGCCGAGGCCGCGCACAGCCCCACGGTCGAGGCCGCGCAGCAGCAGTCGGGCCATCAACCGGCCGATTTCCTCGATGTCCTGACGGACCGTCGTCAGCGGTGGGTCCGTCTGCTCGGCGACCGGCAGCATGTCGTCGAAGCCGATCACGGCGACGTCGTCGGGCACCCGCCGTCCGCGCTCACGCAGGACGCGCAGGGCGCCCGAGGCCGACAGATCGTTCGCGGCGAACACCGCGTCCACGTCGGGGCGGCGCTCAAGCAGCTCCCGCATCGCGTGCTCGCCGCCCGCGGGCGTGAAGTCGCCCTCGGCGATGAGCGCCGGATCGACGTCGGCCATGACGTCCCGGAACCCGTCGAGCCGGTCGGCCGCGGACGTCTGGTCGAGGGCGCCGGTGATGTGCGCGATGCGCGTACGGCCGAGTCCGGCGAGGTGACGTACGGCCTCGCGGGCGCCGCCCCGGTTGTCGCAGTCGACGTACACCGTGGGTGCGGCGTCGCGGGTGCCGTCGGCCCAGCCCGGGCGTCCGCCGAACACGGTCGGCACGCCCGCGCCCTGGATCAGTCCGGGCAACGGGTCGTGGAGGTGCAGGGAGAAGACGAGCGCGCCGTCGACGTGGCCGCCGGCGAGATAGCGGCCGACGCGTGCGTGGTCGTCGCGGCCCTCCGTGAGCAGCAGCACGAGTTGCGAGTCGTGTGCCGTCAATTCCTTGCTGATGCCGCGGAGTTGGAGTGCGAAGAAGGGGTCCGCGAAGACCCTGGTCTCCGGTTCGGCGATCACGACCGCCACCGCGTCATGGCGCCGCGTGACGAGGCTGCGCGCGGCCTGGTTCGGCACGTACCCGAGTTCTTCGACGGCCCGCCTCACCCGCTCGACGAGCGGCTCCCGCACGCCGTCACCACCGTTCACGACACGCGACGCGGTGGCACGGGAGACCCCGGCCCGCGCGGCCACGGCCTCCAACGTGGGGCGCGACGCTGTCCCGGTCACCTGTGGGCACCTCCTCGGCGGTTGCGGGTCAGGATAACCGCGCCCCCGCACACGCCGTGAGAGCGCTCCCGGATCACCGAAACCTCGGATCTCACAAAAGGCTTGCGCCGACGAGCCGTACGGGATGAAGATCGCCGCATGACCATGAGAAAGGCCCATGACGCCTGACCGCCCCGCGACCCCACTGGCCGCGTTCGCCCGACTCCCGCGCCCTTATCGGGACCGGCACATCGTCCGCAGCACGGTCGACGCCTTCGGGCGCGCGCACTGGCTCCTGACCGACGGGCCGCCCGAATCCCGCGGCAAGGAGCCGTACGACACCGTGGTCGTCACGGTCGGGGACGGCCGACCGCAGGAGACCCATCTCAGCCCGGTGCAAGGGAAGTTCCCCCGGTTCGACGCCCTCCCGGACGGCGGATTCGTCGTCGCGGAGACGCGCAGTGGCGTGCACGAGGAGCATGCGCAGGTCTTCGACGCCCTCGGACGCCTCTCCTGGACGTTTCGCGTGGGGGACGGAATCGAGCACCTGCTGGCCGACGAGGCCGGCGACCTGTGGGTGGGCTACTTCGACGAGGGTGTGTACGGCGACGACGAGCTCAGCTGGCCCGGGCTGCGACGCTGGAGCCACACGGGCGAACCTCTGTGGGCGTACCACCCGGAGGACGGCGGCGGCACGATCAGCGACTGCTACGCGCTCAACGTCAGCGGCCGCTCGGCGTGGGCCTGCGCCTATACGGACTTCTCCCTGCTGGAGATCGGCCCGGACCGGGGTGTGCGACCCCACGCCAACCAGGTCCGGGGTGCCAACGGACTGGCGGTCCATGACGGTCGCGTGACGTTCTTCGGCGGCTACGTGAACGACCACGACCGGCTCGTCATCGGCGAGCTGACAGATACGGGGGTCACCGCCGTCGCGGAGCGACGACTCGTCCGCCCCGACGGCACCGGCCTCGGTCCCCGCCGCCTCGTCTGCCGCGGCCCCCGCATCTACGTCCAGGAAGACCCCTTCACGGAGTGGACCGTGCTCGACATCAGCACCCGCTAGTGCTCATGCGCTTCGTGAGCCTCATGCGGCTCATGGGGCTCATGGGGCTCGTAACCCGGAATCGTCCCGTCCGTCTTCTTCACCAGGAACAACCCCACCATCCCCATGTCGGAATGGCTCTGGACGTGACAGTGGTACATCCACGCCCCGGCCCCGACGCCCTCCCCGGCGATCACCTGGAATCCGAACGAGTCCGCGGGCCCGACGATCTTGTTGTCGATGACCTGGCTCGGGTCGTCCGGCCCGGTCAGCAGCCCCGTACGGTTGTCCGCCCAGCGGTGACCGTGCATATGGAACGTGTGGTAGTACTCGCCGTGCGTGATCATCACGATCTCGACGCGGTCACCCACCGTGGCCTCGAAGTTGGGGCCGGAGTGACCCGTTTTGTTATTGATCGTCATGTCGTTGAAGACGATGGTGAAGGTCCGGTCGGGGAGGATGTCACCCTTGCGGCGGACGATCACTGGGCCGTAAAGGCCCTTCCGAATACCGCCCGTTCCGTGTTCGGTGCCGACCACATGGTCGTGGTAGTGCCAGTACCCCGCGCTCCCCGCGCGCCATGTGCCGTCCTTGCGGCGGCCGGGCGCGTGCGTGCGCCAGGTGTACGTGCGGGTGCCGCCCGGCTCGACGTCGCTCTTGTTCAACTTCGTTCCGTCGCTGGAGATTTCGTAGTCGAGGCCGTGGACGTGCAGGCTCGCCGCCACGTCCATCGTGTTCTCGAACTCGATGTGCAGCGTGTCGCCCTCGTTGAGCTCGATCAGCGGGCCGGGGACCGACGCCTTGCCCTTCTCGAAGCCGTAGCCCATCTGCCCGTCGGCCAGCTTCTCGGCGTACAGCTTGATGTGCCGGACCTCGCCGCCGGCCGGCGCGGACCGCGCCGGGCCGTCGGCGCTCACGGCCCGCGAGGCCATCGACAACGATGTCGCGCCCGTCGCGACCGCCGCCCCACCCAGCAGCATCCGCCGATTGAAGCCGCGCCTGTCCATGCCGAACTCCCCACTCTGGTACGGAATTTGCGGAGATGAACCTGTGAGACGGTAGCTGCCCGCCCGTCGTTTCTCCACACTCAGGACAAAGTTCGTTCCATCCCGGTCGTAGCTATTGGCGAGCCGTAAAAAGAGGTCTAGCTTCCTTGGCGCTGTTGCTGTGACCGACGAGGAGTGGATGACCACATGCGGCTCACATCGCATCAAACGACGTCAGTCTTACGAGGGTTGAGCGCGACAAAACACAGAGGCCGACCCCGTTCCTGGGCCGCCGCTCTGGCCGCCGGAGCCGTCATCGCCGGGGCGCTCTCGGCACCGTCCGCGAGCGCTCGCCCGGCTCCGGATCCGGCGCTGACAACGATGTCCGTCAAGTCGCCGCCGGGCGGCGCCAACGTACGGGTGCTGATCTTCTACGGTTCCGCGGCGGACGGGCCCGAAGCGCCGGTCGTGAACGCCGGAATCGAGGCCGTCGAGAAGATCGGCCTGTCCGGTTCCGCCGCCCAGCGCTTCAAGGTCGAGGCGACAGGCGACGCCTCGGTCTTCACCAACGAGACCAAGCTGGGCCGGTTCAACGCCATCGTGTTCCTCACGGGTGGCGGGGACGTCCTCGATCCGGAGCAGGAGGCCGGGCTCGAGGCCTACATGGAGGCGGGCGGCGGTTTCGTCGGCATCCATGACGCGGCCCGCGCCGAGCCGTACTCGGACTGGTTCACCGGACTCATCGGCGCCCGTCCGGCGAGCACCAGCCCGACGAACATCCAGCGGGCGACCGTTGAGGTCGGTGACCGGCAGCACCCTGCCACCAAGGACCTCCCGGTCCAGTGGAAGCGCCCCGACCAGTGGCTCAACTGGGTGAAGAACCCGTCGGGCGACGTACACACCGTGGCGCGGGTGCGCGAGTCGACGTATCAGCCGGGCGAGAGCAAGAACGGCTGGGACCATCCGGTGAGTTGGTGCCGCGACTACGACGGCGGCCGCTCTTTCTACACCGGTATGGGCGGCACGGTGTCGTCGTACGACGAGACCGAATTCCGTACGCATCTGCGCGGCGCCCTGCTCTGGACGACCCGCCTGGCGCAGGCCGACTGCAAGGCGACCATCAACGCCAGCTACAAGGCGGAGCGCCTGACGCAGCCCAATCAGCCCGGCCTGAACGACCAGATCGGCGAGCCGCACGGCCTGGTCACCGCACCCGACGGGCGCGTGCTCTCCATAGGCCGCGGCGGCGCGGACTCCTCCCGGCCGGTGATCACCGACTGGAACAACCCGGACGTCGGCAAGGGCAAGGGCGAGATCCACGTCTACGACCCGAAGACCAAGAAGGTCACCCTGGCGGGCGAGTTGACGGTCTTCGGCAACAAGGGCGGCGGCGACGAGCTGATCAAGGTCGAGGAGGGGCTGCTCGGCATCGAGATCGACCCTCGCTTCGAACAGAACGGCTGGGTGTATCTGCACTACACACCGCACTCGCAGATCAACCGCGACACGCGGATGGCCGAGCGCCGCGTCTCCCGCTTCACGCTCGATTCCGCCACCGGCAATCTGGACCTGAGCAGTGAGAAGGTACTGCTCAAGTGGCCAGTGCAGATCCACAGTTGCTGCCACGCGGGCGGCGGGATGGCCTGGGACTCGAAGGGCAACCTGTACATCGCGACGGGTGACAACAACTCCAGCCGCTTCAGCGACGGTTACTCGGGCAACAACCCCGTGCCCCACTACAAGGGCGTGTCGTTCGCGGACGCGCGCCGCACCGCGGGCAACACCAACAACCTCAACGGCAAGATCCTGCGCATCCACCCGGAGCCCGACGGCACGTACACGCTCCCGGAAGGCAATCTCTTCACCGGCGAGGAGACCGCCGAGGGCGGCGGCAAGACGCGCGGTGAGATCTATGTGATGGGGGTCAGGAATCCCGCGCGGATCGCCGTCGACAAGAAGACCGACACCCTGTACGCCGGGTGGGTCGGCCCGGACGCGGGCGCGCCGTCGACCACCTGGGGCCCCGCCAAGTACGACACCTTCGCCGTCATCACCAAGGCGGGCAACCGGGGCTGGCCGTACTGCATGGGCAACAACCAGCCCTACCGCGACCGCAATCTGCCCGACCCGACCAAGCCGCTCGGCTGGTACGACTGCGACCACCCCAAGAACGAGTCCCCGAACAACGACGGTCTCGTCAACCTCCCGCCGGTCACCGGCAGCAACATCTGGTACTCGCCCCAGGGCGGCGCTCCGGACTATCCCCGCGACGCGAACGGCATCCCCTCGTACAAGCAGGAGGAGGCCACCTATCTGCTGCCGTGGCTCAAGGGCGGCGGCCAGGCGGCGATGAACGGGCCGGTCTACCGGTACGACGCGACGAGTCCGAGTGACGCGTGGCCCTCGTACTGGGACGGCAAGTGGTTCGTCGGCGACTTCTACGACGCCGACCAGCCGCGCAACGCCGTGCTCACCGACCCGAAGACGCAAGGAGACGGCGGGCTGCCGATCCACTCGGAGTCACTGAAGAAGATCGTGCCCATCGGCAACGACGGCATCAAGAACCTCATGGACTGGAAGTTCGGACCGGACGGCGCGCTGTACGTCCTCGACTACGGGCGCGGCTTCTTCACCTCGGACTCCAAGTCGGCGCTGTGGAAGGTCACTTACACCGGTGGCGGGGCGACCCCGACCGCCGACCAGCTGGCAAGGGGGGCCCAGTGATGCGCCAACGAAGAGTCTGGACGGCTTTGCTCGCCGTGCTGCTGACGCTGCTCGGGCTTCCGGCGACGTCGGCGGCCGGACAGAGCGAAGCCCCGGCACGGGCGGCAGCCGCCCAGGTGCTCACCTGGACGGCCGGCGACGACATCACCAAGTACACGTCGGTGCCGACGACGGCGGTGGCGGGGCCGACGACGATCGTCTTCGAGAACAGCGTGGCGACCGGCAACACCACCGGTATGCCGCACACGCTGACGTTCGCGACGTCCGACCCCGAGTTCAACAGCGACGTCGAGCTCAACATCCTCGCCAACCCGAACGACGACCAGGGCGGCCGCCACACCGCCGAGGTCACGCTCACCCCGGGCCGCTACTTCTACCACTGCACGATCCCCGGCCACGGCCAGATGCAGGGCATCCTCGTCGTGACCGAGGGCAGCGGCGACGACACGACGGCGCCCGAGACGTCGGCGAGCGTGAGCGGTACGCAGAACGGGCAGGGGCAGTACGTCGGTTCGGCGAGCGTGACGATCAGCGCGACCGACACGGGCGGTTCCGGCGTCGACCGGACGGAGTACGCGGTCGGCGCCACGGGAGCCTGGCAGCCGTACACCACGCCCGTCGTGTTCGACCAGGTCGGCAGCCACACGGTTCGCTACCGGGCCACGGACAAATCCGGCAACGTGGCGGCGGAGAAGAGCGTCACATTCACGGTGGTCGCGCCGCCGTCCGACGACACGACACCGCCCGAGACCTCGGCGACGGTGAGCGGTATGCGGAACGATGAGGGGGCCTATCTCGACATGGCCACGGTCACCGTCTCCGCCTCCGACACCGGCTCGGGGGTCAACACGATCGAGTACGCGGTCGATTCCGGCGCCTGGATGCCGTACACCGCACCGGTGATGGTGCATCAACTCGGCGAGCACACCGTGCGCTACCGCGCCACCGACAAGGTGGGCAACGTGGCCGCCGAGAAGAGTGTCACGTTCACGGTGGTCGCGCCGCCCGCCGAGGACACGACGCCACCCGTGACGGGCGTGACCGTCGACGGGACGCTCAACTCCGACGGGGCGTACGTCGGGAACGCCAAGGTGACCGTGAGCGCCATGGACGAGGGCGGTTCGGGAGTCGCCGCGATCGAGTACTCGCTCGACGGCGGGCCCTATCTGGCGTACACCGCACCGGTGTCGGTGGACCGCGTCGGCGCGCACACCGTGGCGTACCGGGCGAGCGACAAGGCGGGCAACACGTCCGAGCCACGGACGGTGAGCTTCACGGTCGCGCCGGGCGGCGGCGTTCCCGCGCCCAACTGCCCTGAGTACGACGAGCGGTTGACGGTGATCGTCGGCACGGTCGACTCGGGCGTACCGAACCGGGTCACCAACAACCGTTGCCGCATCAATGAGTTGATCGAGGACGAGAGGGAGTGGACCTCCCAGGCGCTGTTCCTCAAGCACGTCACGACCGTCCTGGACAAGCTCCTCAAGGAAGGCGTCATCGACCAGCGCGAGGACAACCGGATCACCAAGGCCGCCAAGCAGTCCCGCATCGGCAAGCCGGGCCAGACGGAGGGCTACCGCACGATCTTCGACGGCTCGCAGGCGTCCTTCGACCGGTGGGAACATGTGGGCGGCGGCTCGTTCGGGCGGAACGCCGACGGATCGATGACGTCCGGCACGTCCAAGGGCGGGCTCGGCATGCTGTGGTTCCCGCAGCGCAAGTACGGCGACTTCTCGCTGAAGCTCCAGTGGCGTGACGACGCGCCGGGCACCGGTAACGCCAACTCCGGGGTGTTCGTGCGGTTCCCGGGGGTCCACGACCACCCGGAGGAGTCACGGCCCGAGTGGGTCGCCATCAAGTACGGCCACGAGGTGCAGGTGCTCGACCGGCCGGACGGCGACATGTACAAGACGGGGTCGGTCTACGGCTTCGACCGCGTGGGCCTCGCGGGTGCCGGCGTCACCCAGAAGGGCACCTGGAACGACTACGAGATCCGCGTCGTCGACCAGCACTACTCGGTGTACCGCAACGGCGTGCTGATCAACGAGTTCGACAACCTCGGCGGCCAGGACTTCTATCCGCCGCGCTCGGACGACCCGGGCACGGACGGACGGCGGTTCGCCTCCGGCTACCTCGGGCTTCAGGTGCACGGCACGACGGATGTGATCTCGTACCGGGACATCCGGATCAAGGAGTTGTGAGGGTCCACAGGGACGGCATCGGTCCTGTCTGAGCCGTTGTCAGTGGCGTGCGGCATGCTGTGATCAGTGGCAGCCGTACGCCACTGACGACGGGGAGGTCTGTGTTGCTCACGGGGATCGAAGAGGTCGACCGGGCGTCGATGGGGCACGCCGCCGACCTCCGGTCCCCATCGCGCCCGGGGACCGGTCCTCGTGCGCCGGACGGCGGATCCCGCGCGGTTCGCCGGGCTATTCCTCGTGCTTGGCCCGGCTCGGCTGCACCCGCTTCGGTTCGCCCGGCATCTTCGGGTACTCGGGCGGGTACGGCAGATCGCCCAGGCCGTGGTCGTGCTCGTCGCGGCTGGCGAGTTCCAGCAGGGCCTCCAAAGAGAAGGCGTGGTCGTCCATGTCGGCGTGCACATCGCCCAGTTCGGCGAAGCGTCCCGGCATGGTCGCGAGGTCGAAGTCCTGGGGCTGGGCGTCGTCCACCTCGTCCCAGCGCAGGGGTGCGGAGACGGGGGCGTGCGGGCGGGGGCGTACCGAGTAGGCGGAGGCGATGGTGCGGTCCCTGGCGGCCTGGTTGTAGTCCACGAAGATCTTTTCGCCCCGCTCCTCCTTCCACCAGGCGGTGGTGACCTGGTCGGGCATACGGCGCTCCAGTTCGCGCCCGACGGCGATGGCGGCCCGGCGCACCTGTGTGAAGGTCCAGCGCGGCTGGATCGGCACGAAGACGTGCAGGCCGCGACCGCCGGAGGTCTTGGGCCAGCCGCGCAGATCGCCGTACTCGTGGAGGACGGCGCGCAGTTCGTGGGCGGCGCGTACGGCGTCGGCGTAGTCCGTGCCGGGCTGTGGGTCGAGGTCGATGCGGAGTTCGTCGGGGCGGTCGACGTCGTCGCGGCGGACCGGCCACGGGTGGAAGGTGAGCGTGCCGAACTGGGCGGCCCACAGGACGGCGGCGGGCTCGGTGGGGCACATCTCGTCGGCGCTGCGGCCGCTGGGGAACGTGATGTGGGCCGTGGGGATCCAGTCGGGCATGTTCTTGGGTGCCCGCTTCTGGAAGAAGGACTCACCCGTCACACCGTCCGGGTACCGCTCCAGGGTGGTGGGGCGGTTACGGAGGGCGCGCAGGATGCCGTCGCCGACGGCCAGGTAGTACTGGGCGAGGTCCAGCTTCGTGAAACCGCGCTCGGGGAAGAAGATCTTGCCCGGGCTGGACAGACGTACGGTCCTCCCGGCTACCTCGAGTTCCACCGCGTCGCCCATGCTCGCCACGGTAGGCGCAGGGCGCACGCCTTGCACACCGGGCGAGAGGCCGCGTCACCGAGCAGAATCGGAGCCCTACCTGGCGCCCCTCACGCCGAACCGGCGAGCCTCTGACCCCGAGGGCCCGCTTCGGCAGGCAACGGCGGCCCAGCCGCGCTCGCCGTACGCGCAGATGCGCCGGCCGCAGCCAGGACATGGTGGCCAAGGCGAACAGGCTCTGGCCACCACGTCTTTCCCGGTCGGCCGAAGGTCAGGCGGGCCCACCCCGTCGCAGGGCATGCCGGCCACCCCGTCCGGACTTGCCGGAGTGCGCAGGCGGGCGGTCGGCATAAGGCTGGGGGCCAAGACCGTGCGCAGCCGGACCGCGACCAGCCCGATGCGGCAGCGCCCAACCGCCGAGCCGAGGAAGGGCGTGATCAGCGTGTCCCGGAGCCGCCGTCTGATCCTGAGCTCGCCGTCCGAGGTGTGGAGCCTGCTGTCCGACGGCGACCGCTACGGGGAGTGGGTGACAGGAACCCAGCAGGTGCTCGCCGCGGACCCGAACTGGCCGGCCGTGGGCGCCCGCCTGCAAGTCCGCGTCGGAGTCGGTCCTGTGACCCTCGACGACACGTGCGTCGTCCGCATCTGCGAACCGCGGCACCGTCTGGAACTGGAAGCGAAGGCAGATCCTTTCGGCGCGGCCCGCATCGCCATGAACTTGATCCCCTGGGGCGAGAACACCCTCTTCACCCTCGACTGGCACCCCCTCCGGGGCCCCGGCACCCGGATGCACGGACTCCCCGTGGACTACATCGTCGGGGTCCGCAACGGCATGATGCTGACGAAGCTGGCCCGGATCGCGGTGCGCGAGCACGTCGAGCATGTGTGAGGCCCGGATCGCGCCCGCCGCGCGCCTCGCGCCGGGCGCGCGTGGCTCATAGATTCGAAGCATGGATCTGCCGGTGATGCCGCCCGTGAAGCCGATGCTCGCCAAGTCCGTGGCGAAGATCCCGCCGGACATGCACTACGAGGCGAAGTGGGACGGTTTCCGGGCGATCGTGTTCCGCGACGGCGCCGAGGTCGAGCTCGGCAGTCGCACCGGGAAGACGCTGACCAGGTACTTTCCCGAGCTGGTCGAGGCGTTGCGGGAGCGGCTGCCGGAGCGTTGTGTGATGGACGGCGAGATCGTGATCGCCCGGGAGGGGCGGCTCGACTTCGACGCGCTCACGGAACGGATCCACCCCGCTCAGTCGCGGGTGCGGATGCTGGCCGAGAAGACCCCCGCCTCCTTCGTGGCCTTCGATCTGCTGGCGCTCGCCGACGAGTCGCTGCTCGACGTCCCGCTGGGCGACCGGCGCGCCCTGCTGGTCATGGCGCTGTCGGGCGTGACGGCACCGGTGCATGTGGCGCCGGCGACCACGGACCGCGAGGTGGCGCAGCGCTGGTTCGAGCACTACGAGGGCGCGGGCCTCGACGGAGTGATCGCCAAACCGCTCACGCTGCCCTATCTGCAGGACGAGCGCGCCATGTACAAGATCAAGCACGAGCGGACGGCGGACGTCGTCGTCGCCGGTTACCGCTTCCACAAGAGCGGGCCGGTGGTCGGCTCCCTGCTGCTCGGCCTGTACGACGACGGGGGCACCCTCCAGCACGTGGGCGTGAGCGCAGCGTTCCCGATGAAGCGGCGCGCGGAGCTGGTGGAGGAGCTGGAGCCGCTGCGGATGGAGGAGGTCGAGGAGCACCCGTGGGCGGCCTGGGCGGACGAGGCGGCGCACGAGACGGCACGGTTGCCGGGCGCGCCCAGCCGGTGGTCGTCGAAGAAGGACCTCTCCTGGGTGCCGCTGCGGCCCGAACGCGTGGCCGAGGTGGCCTACGACCACATGGAGAACGGCGTGCGGTTCCGGCACACGGCCCGCTTCCGCCGCTGGCGCCCCGACCGCGCCGCCGAGAGCTGCACATACGCCCAGTTGGAGGAGCCGGCGGGCTACGACCTCGCGGAGATCTTCGGCCCCCAGGACTGACCGCCGCCGACCAGCCCTCAGCTTCTCGCCCACGCACGCCACGCGGCCGATCACCCACTTACTCCACCGCCGATGTGCCGTCCTGTACTCCGCCTCCGATGTGCCGTAGTGCGCCGATCGGGTCAAGAGCGCCGCCCAAGCAGAGCCGATCGGCTCAAGTACCGCGCGCAATCAGAATCGAACGGGTATGGCCTCCGATGGGCCTATAAGCGCACAATCAAGGACGCGAGACGGGGGCGAACGGTGGGTATGCGACAGATGGCGCGAACGCGGCGCGGCGCGATGACGGCGGCACTGCTGGCCATCACGGCCATGGGATCCCTGATGACGGGCTGCACGGCGGATGACGGTGCGCGCGGCCGCACGGTCGACGACGGGCGCGGCCCGGCCCAGGGGCCGGGCGAGGACCACAAGGAGACCGCGAGCACAGGTTCGGTGCTCGCCGTGAAGATCGACAATGTACGGGCGGCCCGCCCCCAGACGGGCCTGGACGCAGCCGACGTCGTCTACACGGAGCAGGTCGAGGGCGGCCTCAGCCGGCTGATGGCGATCTACGCCAGCAAGTTCCCGAAGGCCATCGGGCCCGTGCGCAGCGCCCGCGAGTCGGATCTTGAGCTGCTGCGCCAGTTCGACGAGCCGACGCTCGCCTACTCGGGCGCCCAGCACAAGCTGCTGCCGCTGATCGAGAAGGCCCCGCTGGACGCCCAGCCGCCGGGAGAGGCGTCCAACGGGTACTACCGGGGGACGGACAAGCCCGCGCCGCACAATCTGTATCTGCGTCCCGAGCAGCTGGTGGGATCCGCGCCGGGCAGCGACGCCCTGACCACGGGGTTCCATTTCGGTACGGCGCCCGCGGGCGGCAGTCCGGAGACATCACGCACCGTGCGCTACCCGTCCGCCCGCTTCACCTTCACCTGGTCCGAGAGCCGGCAGCGCTGGCTGGTGGCCATGGACGGAACGCCCACCGTGACGACCGAGGGCAAGACGGTGGCTCCGGCGACGGTCGTCGTGCAGTACGTGAAGGTGCGCCCGTCCCAGTTCCACGACTCCCTGGGCAACAACACGCCGTACACGGAGACGGTGGGCTCGGGGAAGGCGGAGGTGCTGCGCGACGGCCGCGTCTTCGACGTGAACTGGGCGCGTCCCAACGCGGCGGACGGCACGGAGTTCACCACGTCGGACGGCACGCCGATGAACTTCGCGCCGGGCCAGGTGTGGGTGGTCTTCGCGAAGGCCTGAGGAGGCGTGACCGGCGGGCCGGACCCGGGGCCTACCGAACGGGCCTGACCAGGCCCTGCCGTCGAATGCGCGCCTGTCGGCCAATGCCTAAGCGGCGCCGGGGAAGTGCGGGTGCGTTCCCGCGTCGTTCGGTGCGTGCTCTCGGCGTGCCGGGCGAAGGTCCTCGTAGCGGAGCTACTTGGGCCTTTGGCCGGTGCGGCGAGAGTGCGTGCCGGGCGGCGTGGGTGCGTGCCTGAACTTCCCCGGGGTCGCTTAGCTCTGGGTGATGAGGGGTTCCGCCGGATTGCGGAGCCCCTCCGCCGCGTCCGAGACGCGCCGGATGAGGTCGAAGAACGTCGCCTGCTCCTCCGCGGAGAGCGGGGCGAGGAAGACCTGGTTCATGCGCGCGGTGCGGACGGTCAGCTTGCGGTGCGTGCGCTTCCCGTCGTCCGTGAGGCGCAGCAGGAAGCGGCGGCCGTCCTGCGGATCGCGCACCTTGTCGAGCAGTCCACGGCGGCCGAGCCGGCTGATGACCTCGGCGATGGTGGACCGGTCGAGCCCCACGCGCTCCCCCACGGTGCGCTGGTCCAGGCCCGGCTCGGCGACCAGCGCGTTGAGGACCGCGAACTGCGGCGAGGTGATCTCCTCCGAGAC
This genomic interval from Streptomyces dengpaensis contains the following:
- a CDS encoding MarR family winged helix-turn-helix transcriptional regulator, with the protein product MAAVDLSTHPGHLARRLQQAHYLLWNTMVSEEITSPQFAVLNALVAEPGLDQRTVGERVGLDRSTIAEVISRLGRRGLLDKVRDPQDGRRFLLRLTDDGKRTHRKLTVRTARMNQVFLAPLSAEEQATFFDLIRRVSDAAEGLRNPAEPLITQS